CTCCTGTCCATAATTCAAGTCCGCTTTTCAGCTATCCATAATCTATATTTCTAATTTCCcgttcctttttttatatttcaggtaCACATGAAATATCTCACTTTCTTACGTGCATAGTTTCTCCTAACTCTTTTACCTTAAGATCATTCACCCCTCTAGCATTCTTTTCCGTGAATCAAAGCTTCAGTCCATTTCAagactattttattgtttgtattattttttgtttaaagtttacgCCCAGTTaccacttttatttcaaaaatttatttttcgagtcgaaatcatgtcttACTTAAGTGGTTAGTCGTCGTAGTGTGGAGAGcctagttataacgtcagtcctaCCATACTTCGGTTAATGAAGGGGCAGTATGGGAACaaaactggaaccgagagagtcatgATTGGTGTTTTATACTGGAAGGTCGCCTACCTTGAACAGCGTCGtattagatataataattaaattttttttaagaattatttttcagacTAAAAACAAACAGATTctcaaacagtcaaattttctacccaaaaatagttcaattttaggatTTTCCAATAAATGCACGGATAAAGTATTTTATcgctatttaatttataataaaaaagagtaTGACCCCCCCCCNNNNNNNNNNNNNNNNNNNNNNNNNNNNNNNNNNNNNNNNNNNNNNNNNNNNNNNNNNNNNNNNNNNNNNNNNNNNNNNNNNNNNNNNNNNNNNNNNNNNcgctggaagcgggtgcaatttttcagattagcacccgctcccggcgaaatcctgcggttgtccttatgacaaatttttaattatatatatatatatatatactgtgttttttttattttaatatattctattattaatttaaatatttttcacagtctATAGAGCATAATAGAAACTCACCATAGAGTTGTTGAGCTAAAAATTGTCACTCCCCTGGAGGACTTATTTTACTAGGAGTGAGTGAATGtacttacataaaaaaataagtgtAGGAATTCACTCGCATATTTACTCTTCATACTCAATTtgaagaaactgttttttttttttgacagtttGAGAGAGTAACTATTCACtctcttcgattgaaatttcacTCTCAGAAATTTAGAGAGTGGATTTATGGGATAAAGATTCGTAAGGATCAAATATGCATTTATTGACTTAGAAAAAGCATTTTATAGGATGGatggaagtaaactttgggaagtcctgaaagaatgCGGAGTGAACAGATGGCACCTGCAAGCAATAAAAACAACATATTATGGTAGTAAATCGAGTGCAAGAGTTGATGGAAAACTGCTTAACTGATTTGATATTATGCAAGGTTTCGACCAAAGATGCGTCATGTCATCATGCTAATGTATTGTATTCAtggataaatgtttaaaatcaatcgaagacttgcgaAGAACTATGAACAAGCTGAACGCCAGCATGAAGAATATGGgcctaaaaattaatgtaaataaaaaagaatgtatgGTGTTTGAAAGAGAGGGTGAGAAAACAATGTGCAAAATTGTATTAATGGCAATACAAGTACAAAATTCCATAGCGAAACGTGGATCTATcaagaaaaggttaaaaataaaataaacgggGTGAATATGAAATTCCTGCGCATtatatgttgagagaatgaaagatatACGACTCACGAAACAAGTTGATGAAGGTAATGTAAATGATAGTGTGTtaagaggcagaccgcggaaagaatagttaaaatgtgtgaataagaccctaaTTTAAAGAGAACAAGAAGCCATAGAAACGCAAGAGATTGCGTGAGAAAATGCATGAATGTGAAGGAAGCTAGAGAGGTACGCCAGGATAGAAAAGTGTGACGACAAATATATtgtaaaaagagtgtcagtggagtgaatgacgcctacATCAAAAGACCTTGCATGCTAATGGGCCCGTGTCGGGATCTGCAAATGATGACTTTCCAAGGCTCTTCACTTGAGGTGAtcgctagaaagattgatcagcaatctgggtaATAACCCCTCCCCCACATTAATCCCTTCCTCACCGAGTGATTTACGCACAAACCAACAGGAAATgtcttaatggtataataataatgataaaaatgaggcataataataataatatagagttcggatcccaccttaagctgtagatcTCCCCACAATTCATTTGACTTAGCAACtttgctcttatcagatcacttgattgcattataaaaacacgtgttagactgatatacgaggtgtgttcaaaaagtaaggtgacttttcaattttcgcggggtacgtacattcaagttttaaattttttgtttttgttgtgttggtacactcgtcaagATCATATGTACACAGTTTTTACTATaaagctcgtgttgtttttttggcagaggcgtaaaaggttagaggggtttggtgtgctcggcgattttctcttttgaaaaaaatggagcaaagagtttgcattaaattttgtgtgaaaaatggaatccagtgctctaaaactcttgaaatgttgacagttgcatacggtgagtctactctgagtaagaaaaatgtgtataagtggtacaagctgttccaagaaggccgagaggatgtcgaagacgaacctcgacctggacgtcccagcatgtcaacaacagatgaaaacgttcaagcagtggaagaaatggtgttgaaaaatcgccaaattaccatcagagaagttgctgaagatgttggcatgtcggttggctcatgccatgctatctgtTCGGACGTTTTGAGCATGaaacgtgtgtcagcgaaatttgttccaaaactccttaattttgatcaaaagatccatcgcatgaccatcgctcaggagatgttgaatgaagtcaataatgatattcaccggatttggcccacagtgacttttttcttttcccaaaactgaagtgacccatgaaaggacatcgattttcaacgattgagaagataaaaactgcattgctgaaagaactcaaggctataccacaaaatgactatgagaagtgcttcgatgattggaaaaagcgttggcacaagtgtattatatctgggggggattactttgaaggggacaacataaatattgaggaataaattaatattttttgagaaaaccataaagtcaccttattttttgaacacacctcgtatacatgGACAGCTCCATACAGACTTTCCAATAATACAACTATAACCAAGAATACCTTCTACATATTGGACTATAACACTTTCAAGTCTGATATAAAAATGaggtaaaataatgtaaataaataattgcagTCGATATAAACCCGTTTATTTAGTAAGATTTCAAGAGTATCTaccaaatagaggaattttcattctaaattggacattttaagatttatgattttaaaatttccgtcaaaaagttaattttgtatgaaaaagatgaattttttcaaagatagttaaatttttaaaaaagtttaattttaaacgaaaaatccatttttttgttgttaaaaattcttcatttttgttgaatttttttattattattataatttttgtacctaaaaatgtaactatcccatttttggttgaaaatttataattgtaattaaaaattgatctttcatagttgaaaattatatttttggttgtaaactattctctttttggttgaaaatttaactcatttatttagaaattcgttaaaaattcccctCTGTGGTTtgaaattccactacttggtggaaaattaaattctttggataaaaaataacattttcattgaaattcatatttatgggttgaaaaataaattgtgttGTAGAGGATTTATCTCTTTATCTATTTAtcctttcttgatagaaaaaaatcttcttgtttaaaaaattcatatttgttgttaaacattgaattattttagtagaaaatccaactttatgattaaaaattcaaatagttatttttgatatattaacatttagtacaaaattaaatttttgttaaaaatgtatattgctGAGTCgaatattgaactgttttgtataataatcgtctttttgggaTCAGAAGTTAAcaatatggtaaaaaatttatgcattttgttacaaagtttactttcttggtagaaaaagtCTGAAAAGGATATCTTTTGacacaaattaaatttcatgTTAAATTTAAGGTCAAGCGGATATTAGTTTGTTTctgaaataatctttttaaagccaaaattattCGTTTGCGTCAAACTTCATCTAATCTGCGAACCGTTCTAAGCATGGCTATCCTCTTTAATAAGACggtggttttttttaaacaacattttttcggtGATTGTCAATTATCAACTATCAACATATCCCTACCTCAGCGGCCAGCTGGCAGCAAGGTTACTATAAAAAGCCAAGCACAGCGATTAGAAATATTAACGTGGATTtgaattatatattgaaaatttaaagaagaacGCTAACTCAGGATGAAATATACTGTTACAACGAGGTTATGCCATTTtcggatttatattttaatgactCTTGCAATCATCCAACTAGTAGAATTTTCTTACTGCCAGACAACTGAACCACGTTATATATTATGCGGTGAAGATCTTCATAGATCTACTGCTTCGGTATGCCGAGAAAGAGGCTATATGCTGGATTATGATCCTACTCAAGCTTATAATTGCTGCTCGCAAGGATGCTCATATTTGGCACTTTCAGTGTTCTGCAAGTAAGTATCTTTCTATTAAACCCTTCtactaaaaatgtttataagcaCACACCAAATAATATGCAAAATTTGCGCTTACAGTCCGAAGCAGACACCTATTTCAAATCGACCACGTTATATTTTATGCGGTAACGATTTTAATACCGCTCTTGATTCGCTTTGCGTAAATTTCTATGATATATCAAGGGCTAGTTACGTCGCTCCACAATGCTGCTCTCCAGGTTGCACGCTGTCGACACTTCTACCCCTTTGCAAGTAAGTATATTCCTATTTAAGCCTTTTTATAAAACTGTTTATGAGTACAGCCGAAAATTGTTCCCTACAGTTTTGGACAATACACGtcgaaaaattgtattcttttataaataaagtaggattataattttattaagttaTTCTGCAGAAATCATAGTGCacagatttcgaaaaatgttatcttttgcacagtcttttttgtccaaaaattaaattgaaatgaaatttacaaatttcttatttttgcagCCGTCAGACGATTGGACAAATCTAAGGATTACACTTGTT
This DNA window, taken from Belonocnema kinseyi isolate 2016_QV_RU_SX_M_011 chromosome 9, B_treatae_v1, whole genome shotgun sequence, encodes the following:
- the LOC117179534 gene encoding uncharacterized protein LOC117179534, producing MKYTVTTRLCHFRIYILMTLAIIQLVEFSYCQTTEPRYILCGEDLHRSTASVCRERGYMLDYDPTQAYNCCSQGCSYLALSVFCNPKQTPISNRPRYILCGNDFNTALDSLCVNFYDISRASYVAPQCCSPGCTLSTLLPLCNRQTIGQI